The following are encoded together in the Streptomyces tsukubensis genome:
- a CDS encoding histidine phosphatase family protein, translated as MPTLILVRHGRSTANTAGLLAGWTPGVALDERGSDQAASLPGRLAGVPIAAVVTSPLQRCGETLAPLLADRPELPLHTEERIGECHYGDWTGRKLSELMDEPLMEVVQQHPSAAAFPGGESMRAMQTRAAEAVREWNARIERDHGADATYVMCSHGDIIKSLVADALGLHLDQFQRISVEPCSVTVIHYTRLRPFLARLGDTGDLSSLAARAEKGEESGPAEGPEGHAPVGGGAGAP; from the coding sequence ATGCCCACCCTGATCCTCGTCCGGCACGGACGTTCCACCGCCAACACGGCCGGTCTGCTCGCCGGCTGGACCCCCGGTGTAGCCCTCGACGAACGAGGCTCCGACCAGGCCGCCTCCCTGCCGGGGCGGCTGGCGGGCGTGCCCATCGCCGCGGTCGTCACCAGCCCGCTCCAGCGCTGCGGGGAGACCCTCGCGCCGCTCCTCGCCGACCGGCCCGAACTCCCGCTGCACACGGAGGAGCGCATCGGCGAGTGCCATTACGGCGACTGGACGGGCCGTAAACTCTCCGAACTGATGGACGAGCCGTTGATGGAGGTCGTCCAGCAGCACCCCTCCGCCGCGGCCTTCCCCGGCGGGGAGTCCATGCGGGCCATGCAGACCAGGGCCGCCGAGGCCGTGCGCGAATGGAACGCCAGGATCGAACGCGACCACGGTGCGGACGCCACCTACGTCATGTGTTCCCACGGCGACATCATCAAGTCGCTGGTGGCCGACGCGCTCGGCCTCCACCTCGACCAGTTCCAGCGCATCTCCGTGGAGCCGTGCTCGGTGACCGTCATCCACTACACGCGGCTGCGGCCGTTCCTCGCGCGGCTGGGGGACACCGGCGACCTCTCCTCGCTCGCGGCCCGTGCGGAGAAGGGCGAGGAGTCCGGCCCGGCGGAGGGCCCGGAGGGTCACGCTCCGGTCGGAGGCGGTGCGGGCGCACCGTGA
- a CDS encoding LLM class flavin-dependent oxidoreductase encodes MKFQVLSLIQHAPHPLTGELVSPADRFADVVAVGEAAEALGYDAYAVGERHAGAFLSSGPAVVLGAIAARTTRIKLLTGVTVVAILDPVRVAEDFATLDQLSRGRLELVIGKGAEAGHFSLFGLDEERQWDLQREKYELLRRLWSEENVDWHGEFRPPLKDVTTVPRPYAGPPRVWHGSATSLNSPELAARHGDPLFTANAIQPREAYAKLIAHYRERFEAYGHDPAKARVAAGSGGLLIADSAEQAVSRYRELYEAKVRQSFAPHLAGKAGYNTPFRTIEAAIGDGPQLIGSPQQIIDKILGYHQLYGHDLQSVTVDGFGLGRGEQIETLQRFAEEIAPVVRREAPSSLWE; translated from the coding sequence ATGAAGTTCCAGGTGCTCTCCCTCATCCAGCACGCCCCTCACCCGCTCACCGGTGAACTCGTCTCCCCCGCCGACCGGTTCGCGGACGTCGTCGCGGTCGGCGAGGCCGCGGAGGCCCTCGGCTACGACGCGTACGCGGTGGGCGAGCGGCACGCGGGCGCCTTCCTCTCCTCGGGCCCCGCTGTGGTGCTCGGCGCGATCGCCGCCAGGACCACGCGGATCAAGCTGCTCACCGGCGTCACGGTGGTCGCGATTCTGGACCCGGTCCGGGTGGCCGAGGATTTCGCGACGCTCGACCAGCTCTCGCGCGGCCGTCTCGAACTGGTCATCGGCAAGGGCGCGGAGGCGGGGCACTTCAGCCTCTTCGGCCTCGACGAGGAGCGGCAGTGGGACCTTCAGCGTGAGAAATACGAGCTGCTGCGCCGGTTGTGGAGCGAGGAGAACGTCGACTGGCACGGCGAGTTCAGGCCTCCGCTCAAGGACGTGACCACGGTGCCTCGCCCCTACGCGGGCCCGCCGCGGGTCTGGCACGGCTCCGCCACGAGTCTCAACTCCCCCGAGCTGGCGGCCCGCCACGGCGACCCCCTCTTCACCGCCAACGCCATCCAGCCGAGGGAGGCGTACGCGAAACTGATCGCCCACTACCGCGAGCGGTTCGAGGCCTACGGGCACGATCCGGCGAAGGCGCGGGTGGCCGCGGGCTCCGGCGGGCTGCTGATCGCCGACAGCGCGGAACAGGCCGTCTCCCGCTACCGCGAGCTGTACGAGGCGAAGGTGCGCCAGAGCTTCGCGCCGCACCTGGCGGGCAAGGCCGGCTACAACACCCCGTTCCGTACGATCGAGGCGGCCATCGGGGACGGGCCGCAGCTCATCGGCAGCCCGCAGCAGATCATCGACAAGATCCTCGGCTATCACCAGCTCTACGGGCACGATCTCCAGTCGGTCACCGTGGACGGCTTCGGTCTCGGTCGCGGCGAACAGATCGAGACCTTGCAGCGGTTCGCCGAGGAGATCGCCCCCGTCGTGCGGCGCGAGGCCCCCTCCTCCCTCTGGGAGTGA
- a CDS encoding PAC2 family protein: MIELEGVPELIDPVMVAAFEGWNDAGDAASTAVAHLDKEWKGEVFAALDAEDYYDFQVNRPTVFMEDGVRKITWPTTRLSVVRVGGENPRDLVLVRGIEPSMRWRTFCNELLGFAHELGVELVVVLGALLGDTPHTRPVPVSGVTSDADLARTMDLEETKYEGPTGIVGILQEACTHAGVPAVSLWAAVPHYVSQPPNPKATLALLNRLEDLVNLRIPLGELPEDARAWQLGVDQLAAEDSEVAEYVQSLEEARDTAELPEASGEAIAREFERYLRRRDGGPAQGPGGHATEGGDSGGAYLRDPSAGASGMPRPPKASHTEPEQQPDAESMPEAEAEDGQEQKPGSPSDTDPRPAPGPGPKPGPRRGRPHPAPGSDSDAGSDDEGGQDGSRDT; this comes from the coding sequence GTGATCGAGCTCGAAGGAGTACCCGAGCTGATCGACCCCGTCATGGTGGCCGCGTTCGAGGGCTGGAACGACGCCGGCGACGCCGCCTCCACCGCGGTCGCTCATCTCGACAAGGAGTGGAAGGGCGAGGTGTTCGCGGCGCTGGACGCCGAGGACTACTACGACTTCCAGGTGAACCGCCCGACCGTCTTCATGGAGGACGGCGTCCGCAAGATCACCTGGCCGACGACCCGCCTCTCCGTGGTCCGGGTGGGCGGAGAGAACCCCAGAGACCTGGTGCTGGTCCGGGGCATCGAGCCGTCGATGCGCTGGCGGACCTTCTGCAACGAACTGCTCGGCTTCGCCCACGAGCTGGGCGTGGAGCTGGTCGTGGTCCTCGGCGCGCTGCTCGGGGACACTCCGCACACCCGGCCCGTGCCGGTCAGCGGTGTCACCTCCGACGCCGACCTGGCAAGGACCATGGACCTGGAGGAGACCAAGTACGAAGGGCCGACAGGCATCGTCGGAATCCTTCAGGAGGCGTGCACGCACGCGGGGGTCCCGGCGGTCAGCCTCTGGGCCGCCGTGCCGCACTACGTGTCGCAGCCGCCCAACCCCAAGGCGACCCTGGCCCTGCTGAACCGTCTTGAGGACCTGGTCAATCTGCGGATCCCGCTGGGTGAGCTGCCCGAGGACGCGCGCGCCTGGCAACTGGGCGTGGACCAGCTCGCCGCGGAGGACAGCGAGGTGGCGGAGTACGTCCAGTCGCTGGAGGAGGCGCGGGACACCGCGGAGCTGCCGGAGGCGTCCGGTGAGGCCATCGCCCGCGAGTTCGAGCGCTACCTGCGGCGCAGGGACGGCGGGCCCGCTCAGGGGCCGGGCGGCCATGCCACGGAAGGCGGCGACAGCGGCGGAGCGTATCTGCGTGATCCGTCCGCGGGGGCCTCGGGGATGCCGCGCCCGCCGAAGGCGTCGCACACCGAGCCCGAGCAGCAGCCGGACGCCGAATCGATGCCGGAGGCGGAGGCGGAGGACGGCCAGGAGCAGAAGCCCGGGTCCCCTTCCGACACGGACCCGCGACCGGCTCCTGGGCCAGGACCGAAACCCGGTCCACGGCGGGGGCGGCCGCACCCGGCTCCAGGTTCCGACTCCGACGCCGGGAGCGACGACGAGGGCGGACAGGACGGCTCACGGGACACCTGA
- the mshC gene encoding cysteine--1-D-myo-inosityl 2-amino-2-deoxy-alpha-D-glucopyranoside ligase: MHAWPASEVPALPGKGRDLSIHDTATGGPIPLDPGPVARIYVCGITPYDATHMGHAATYNAFDLVQRVWLDTKRQVHYVQNVTDVDDPLLERAIRDNIDWTGLAERETALFREDMTALRMLPPRHYIGAVEAIPGIVPLVERLRELGAAYDLEGDVYFSVESDPHFGEVSGLDAAAMRLLSAERGGDPERPGKKNPLDPMLWKAAVEGEPSWDGASLGRGRPGWHIECVAIALDHLGMGFDVQGGGSDLAFPHHEMGASHAQALTGEHPFAKAYVHAGMVALDGEKMSKSKGNLVFVSQLRRDGVDPAAIRLALLANHYRADWEWTDQILQDAVDRLARWRAAVSRPDGPSADALVEEVRTALADDLDSPAALAAVDRWAASQEIGGGTDEGAPGLVSRAVDALLGVAL, encoded by the coding sequence ATGCATGCCTGGCCCGCTTCCGAGGTCCCCGCCCTTCCTGGCAAGGGCCGCGACCTCTCGATCCACGACACAGCGACCGGAGGGCCGATTCCCCTCGACCCCGGTCCCGTCGCCCGTATCTATGTCTGCGGCATCACGCCGTACGACGCGACCCATATGGGGCACGCGGCGACCTACAACGCGTTCGACCTCGTACAGCGCGTGTGGCTCGACACCAAGCGGCAGGTGCACTACGTCCAGAACGTCACCGATGTCGACGATCCGCTGCTGGAACGCGCGATTCGCGACAACATCGACTGGACCGGCCTCGCCGAGCGCGAGACGGCGCTCTTCCGCGAGGACATGACCGCGCTGCGGATGCTGCCGCCCCGCCACTACATCGGCGCGGTCGAGGCGATACCGGGCATCGTCCCGCTCGTCGAACGCCTCAGGGAACTGGGCGCCGCCTACGACCTCGAAGGCGATGTCTACTTCTCCGTGGAGTCCGACCCGCACTTCGGCGAGGTCTCCGGCCTCGATGCCGCCGCCATGCGGCTGCTCTCCGCGGAGCGTGGCGGCGACCCGGAGCGTCCCGGCAAGAAGAACCCCCTCGACCCGATGCTGTGGAAGGCGGCGGTGGAGGGTGAGCCGAGCTGGGACGGCGCCTCGCTCGGCCGAGGCAGGCCCGGCTGGCACATCGAGTGTGTGGCGATAGCCCTCGACCACCTCGGAATGGGCTTCGACGTACAGGGCGGCGGATCCGACCTGGCCTTCCCCCACCACGAGATGGGCGCCTCGCACGCCCAGGCGCTCACCGGCGAGCACCCCTTCGCCAAGGCGTACGTGCACGCCGGCATGGTCGCCCTCGACGGCGAGAAGATGTCCAAGTCCAAGGGCAATCTCGTCTTCGTCTCGCAGCTCCGCAGGGACGGCGTCGACCCCGCCGCCATCAGGCTCGCCCTCCTCGCCAACCACTACCGCGCCGACTGGGAGTGGACCGACCAGATCCTCCAGGACGCCGTCGACCGGCTGGCCCGCTGGCGCGCCGCCGTCTCGCGGCCCGACGGCCCTTCCGCCGACGCGCTGGTCGAGGAGGTACGCACGGCGCTCGCCGACGACCTCGACTCGCCCGCCGCGCTCGCGGCGGTGGACCGCTGGGCCGCCTCCCAGGAGATCGGCGGCGGCACCGACGAGGGCGCGCCCGGCCTCGTCTCCCGCGCCGTGGACGCCCTCCTGGGCGTGGCGCTCTGA
- a CDS encoding FadR/GntR family transcriptional regulator, with protein MAVTDEAIEKIKGMIVSGALRPGDRLPKESELAAELGLSRNSLREAVRALSLIRILDVRQGDGTYVTSLDPQLLLEAMSFVVDFHRDDTVLEFLAVRRILEPAATALAGTRMSGADVDSLEAQLDALGPAPSVEELVASDLEFHRSIVRHTGNSVLCSLLDGLSGPTTRARVWRGLTQEDAVSRTLHEHRAILAALRAGDTEAARSWATVHIASVEQWLRSTL; from the coding sequence ATGGCTGTCACCGACGAGGCGATCGAGAAGATCAAGGGAATGATCGTCTCGGGCGCGCTGCGCCCCGGTGACCGGCTTCCCAAGGAGAGCGAACTCGCCGCCGAGCTGGGCCTCTCCCGCAACTCGCTGCGCGAGGCGGTGCGGGCGCTCTCCCTGATCCGGATTCTCGACGTACGCCAGGGCGACGGCACGTACGTCACCAGTCTCGACCCGCAACTCCTGCTGGAGGCAATGAGTTTCGTCGTGGACTTCCACCGCGACGACACGGTCCTCGAATTCCTCGCGGTGCGCCGCATCCTCGAACCGGCCGCCACCGCGCTGGCGGGGACCCGGATGAGCGGCGCGGACGTCGACTCACTTGAGGCCCAACTCGACGCCCTGGGACCGGCGCCCTCCGTGGAGGAGCTGGTCGCGAGCGATCTGGAGTTCCACAGGTCCATCGTCCGGCACACGGGCAACTCCGTGCTCTGCTCGCTGCTGGACGGACTCTCCGGCCCGACCACCAGGGCCAGGGTCTGGCGGGGTCTCACCCAGGAGGACGCGGTGAGCCGTACCCTCCATGAGCACCGGGCGATACTGGCCGCGCTGCGCGCCGGGGACACCGAGGCCGCCAGATCGTGGGCGACGGTGCACATCGCGAGTGTGGAGCAGTGGCTGCGCTCCACACTGTGA
- a CDS encoding MIP/aquaporin family protein, translating into MSSSDIFIGETIGTAILVLLGGGVCAAVTFKRSKAFEAGWVAIAFGWGFAVLTGAYISSGVSGAHLNPAVTIGLAIEGGTKWSDVPLYLGSQLLGAMIGAVLMWLAYYGQFRAHLTDPEIIAAQPEEEGLVDQKSAPKAGPTLGIFSTGPEIRHWVQNLVTEIIATIVLVLAILTQGLNDDGNGLGALGALITAFVVVSIGLSLGGPTGYAINPVRDLGPRIVHALLPLPNKGGSDWTYAWIPIAGPLIGGAAAGGLYQLAFA; encoded by the coding sequence GTGTCCAGCTCCGACATTTTCATCGGCGAGACCATCGGTACCGCCATTCTCGTGCTGCTCGGTGGCGGCGTCTGCGCCGCCGTCACCTTCAAGCGCTCCAAGGCGTTCGAAGCCGGCTGGGTGGCTATCGCGTTCGGATGGGGCTTCGCGGTCCTGACCGGTGCGTACATCTCCAGCGGTGTCTCCGGCGCCCATCTCAACCCGGCCGTCACCATCGGCCTCGCGATCGAGGGCGGAACCAAGTGGAGCGATGTGCCGCTCTACCTCGGTTCGCAGCTCCTCGGCGCCATGATCGGCGCCGTTCTGATGTGGCTCGCCTACTACGGGCAGTTCCGTGCCCACCTCACGGACCCCGAGATCATCGCTGCCCAGCCCGAGGAAGAGGGCCTGGTCGACCAGAAGTCGGCCCCCAAGGCCGGACCCACACTCGGCATCTTCTCGACGGGCCCTGAGATCCGTCACTGGGTGCAGAACCTCGTCACCGAGATCATCGCCACCATCGTGCTGGTACTGGCCATCCTCACGCAGGGCCTGAACGACGACGGCAACGGCCTCGGCGCGCTCGGCGCCCTGATCACGGCCTTCGTCGTGGTCAGCATCGGTCTCTCGCTCGGTGGCCCCACCGGGTACGCCATCAACCCGGTCCGTGACCTCGGCCCGCGCATCGTGCACGCTCTGCTCCCGCTGCCCAACAAGGGCGGGTCCGACTGGACGTACGCGTGGATCCCGATCGCGGGGCCGCTGATCGGCGGAGCCGCCGCGGGCGGTCTCTACCAGCTCGCCTTCGCCTGA
- the glpK gene encoding glycerol kinase GlpK, which produces MTDAHTEGSHSHGTGPFIAAIDQGTTSSRCIVFDRDGRIVAVDQKEHEQILPKPGWVEHDAKEIWRNVEEVVAGAITKANITSADVKAIGITNQRETTMMWDKNTGEPVYNAIVWQDTRTDALCKELGRNVGQDRWRRETGLPLSSYFAGPKIRWLLDNVEGLQERADRGDLLFGTMDSWVIWNLTGGLQGGVHVTDVTNASRTLLMNLRELRWDDKIASSMGVPMSVLPEIRSSAEVYGEVKGGPLGELLAGVPVASALGDQQAALFGQTCFAEGEAKSTYGTGTFMLINTGSTAINSYSGLLTTVGYRIGDQPPVYALEGSIAVTGSLVQWMRDQMGLINSAAEIETLASSVEDNGGAYFVPAFSGLFAPYWRSDARGVIAGLTRYVTKAHIARAVLEATAWQTREIADAMTKDSGVELTALKVDGGMTSNNLLMQTLSDVLDAPVVRPMVAETTCLGAAYAAGLAVGFWPDTETLRANWRRAAEWTPRMDAEVRDREYKNWLKAVQRTMGWQDDES; this is translated from the coding sequence GTGACCGACGCACACACCGAGGGTTCGCACTCGCACGGCACAGGGCCCTTCATCGCCGCGATCGACCAGGGCACCACCTCCAGCCGGTGCATCGTCTTCGACCGGGACGGCCGGATCGTCGCCGTCGACCAGAAGGAGCACGAGCAGATCCTGCCGAAGCCCGGCTGGGTCGAGCACGACGCCAAGGAGATCTGGCGGAACGTCGAGGAGGTGGTGGCGGGCGCCATCACCAAGGCGAACATCACCTCCGCCGACGTCAAGGCGATCGGCATCACCAATCAGCGTGAGACCACGATGATGTGGGACAAGAACACCGGCGAGCCGGTGTACAACGCCATCGTCTGGCAGGACACCAGGACCGACGCGCTCTGCAAGGAACTGGGCCGCAATGTCGGCCAGGACCGCTGGCGCCGCGAGACCGGCCTGCCGCTCTCCTCGTACTTCGCGGGACCGAAGATCCGCTGGCTCCTCGACAACGTCGAAGGGCTCCAGGAGCGCGCCGACCGGGGCGACCTGCTCTTCGGCACGATGGACTCCTGGGTCATCTGGAACCTGACAGGCGGCCTCCAGGGCGGCGTGCACGTCACCGACGTCACCAACGCCTCCCGCACGCTGCTGATGAACCTCCGCGAGCTGCGCTGGGACGACAAGATCGCCTCGTCCATGGGCGTCCCGATGTCCGTGCTGCCCGAGATCCGTTCCTCCGCCGAGGTGTACGGCGAGGTCAAGGGCGGCCCGCTCGGCGAGCTGCTCGCCGGGGTGCCCGTCGCCTCCGCACTCGGTGACCAGCAGGCCGCGCTGTTCGGCCAGACGTGTTTCGCCGAGGGCGAGGCCAAGTCGACGTACGGCACCGGCACCTTCATGCTGATCAACACCGGCTCCACCGCCATCAACTCCTACAGCGGGCTGCTGACGACCGTTGGTTACCGCATCGGCGACCAGCCCCCGGTCTACGCCCTTGAGGGCTCCATCGCCGTCACCGGTTCGCTGGTGCAGTGGATGCGCGACCAGATGGGCCTGATCAACTCGGCCGCCGAGATCGAGACGCTCGCCTCCTCGGTGGAGGACAACGGCGGCGCCTACTTCGTACCGGCCTTCTCCGGTCTCTTCGCGCCGTACTGGCGCTCCGACGCGCGTGGCGTGATCGCGGGCCTCACCCGCTACGTCACCAAGGCGCACATCGCCCGCGCCGTCCTGGAGGCCACCGCCTGGCAGACCAGGGAGATCGCGGACGCGATGACCAAGGACTCCGGGGTCGAGCTGACGGCGCTCAAGGTCGACGGCGGCATGACCTCCAACAATCTGCTGATGCAGACCCTCTCCGACGTCCTGGACGCGCCCGTGGTGCGTCCGATGGTCGCCGAGACGACCTGCCTCGGCGCGGCCTACGCCGCCGGCCTCGCCGTCGGCTTCTGGCCGGACACCGAGACGCTGCGCGCCAACTGGCGCCGCGCCGCCGAGTGGACACCCCGCATGGACGCGGAGGTCCGCGACCGTGAGTACAAGAACTGGCTCAAGGCCGTCCAGCGGACCATGGGCTGGCAGGACGACGAGAGCTGA
- a CDS encoding SCO1664 family protein, translating to MPAPERVPPRSVTMVELLTKGELTVRGQIREASNAVLLCDVSYEGHEASCVYKPVAGERPLWDFPDGTLAQREVAAYEVSEATGWGLVPPTVLREGPYGEGMCQLWIDVDADADAGADADVEPGQGSSPERGQGQGQGEPGADRSDADRSQADPALAGSAGLLALVEPEAPPEGWKPIGLAEVAEGRTALLVHRDDPRLRRLAVLDAVINNADRKGGHLLPAPDGRLYGIDHGVTFNAENKLRTLLWGWAGDELTAEAKDVLAGLAAALAEDGVLTVRLAELITPAETRAVRERVAALLASGRHPEPGGEWPAIPWPPV from the coding sequence ATGCCCGCGCCAGAACGGGTACCGCCGCGGAGCGTGACCATGGTGGAACTGCTCACCAAGGGCGAGCTGACTGTACGCGGTCAGATCCGTGAGGCCTCCAACGCGGTACTGCTCTGCGACGTGAGCTACGAGGGCCACGAGGCGTCCTGCGTCTACAAACCCGTCGCCGGCGAGCGCCCGCTCTGGGACTTCCCCGACGGCACGCTCGCGCAGCGCGAGGTGGCGGCGTACGAGGTGTCGGAGGCGACCGGCTGGGGCCTCGTCCCGCCGACCGTGCTCCGTGAGGGCCCGTACGGCGAGGGCATGTGCCAACTCTGGATAGACGTCGATGCCGATGCCGATGCAGGTGCCGATGCCGACGTGGAGCCGGGGCAGGGGTCCTCTCCCGAGCGGGGGCAGGGGCAGGGGCAGGGCGAGCCGGGGGCTGACCGGTCGGATGCGGACCGGTCGCAGGCGGACCCCGCCCTCGCGGGGAGCGCGGGGCTGCTCGCCCTCGTCGAGCCCGAGGCACCGCCCGAGGGCTGGAAGCCGATCGGCCTGGCCGAGGTGGCGGAGGGCAGGACCGCGCTCCTCGTGCACCGCGACGACCCCCGGCTGCGCCGCCTCGCCGTCCTGGACGCCGTGATCAACAACGCCGACCGCAAGGGCGGGCACCTGCTCCCCGCCCCCGACGGCAGGCTCTACGGCATCGACCACGGCGTGACCTTCAACGCGGAGAACAAGCTGCGCACCCTCCTGTGGGGGTGGGCGGGCGACGAGCTGACAGCCGAGGCCAAGGACGTCCTGGCCGGCCTGGCGGCCGCTCTCGCGGAGGACGGTGTTCTGACCGTGCGGCTCGCCGAGCTGATCACCCCGGCCGAGACACGGGCCGTGCGGGAGCGTGTCGCGGCCCTGCTCGCCTCCGGCCGCCACCCGGAGCCCGGGGGAGAGTGGCCCGCCATTCCGTGGCCGCCGGTCTGA
- a CDS encoding glycerol-3-phosphate dehydrogenase/oxidase, whose product MTTLQSVPSLGTHPASGSDPSRAETREQLSKATYDLLVIGGGILGISTAWHAAQSGLRVALVDAGDFAGATSSASSKLLHGGLRYLQTGAVKLVAENHFERRAVSRQVAPHLANPLTFYLPVYKGGPHGAAKLGAGVFAYSALSGFGDGVGHLLSPAKARQDVPELRTDNLKAVAVYGDDQMNDARMALMTVRAAVDAGATVLNHAEVTGLRFTRGRVTGAELRDTMDGTEFGADARLVLNATGPWVDHLRKLEDPNSAPSIRLSKGAHLVLKRTAPWRAALATPIDKYRITFALPWEDMLLLGTTDEEYEGDPADVAVNDNDVTQILDEAAFSVRDQQLSRDLITYSFAGLRVLPGGPGDTSKAKRETVVTEGRGGMLSVAGGKWTTFRHIGRHVMTKLSELPGHPLGRDMEPISKLPSKMPLPGVSNPHAVAHRLLVDGIAGGPPMGEDTARHLATHYGSLSFDIVRLANEYPELAERIHPDAPEIWAQAVYARDHEWAETPDDVLRRRTTLTIRGLATDDVRAKVQKLLDDKG is encoded by the coding sequence ATGACCACCCTCCAGAGCGTTCCGAGCCTCGGGACGCACCCGGCTTCCGGCTCCGATCCGAGCCGCGCCGAAACCAGGGAGCAGCTGTCGAAGGCGACATATGACCTCCTGGTGATCGGCGGCGGCATCCTGGGCATCTCCACCGCCTGGCACGCGGCGCAATCCGGGCTGCGGGTGGCCCTGGTGGACGCCGGCGACTTCGCCGGCGCCACCTCCTCCGCCTCCTCCAAGCTGCTCCACGGCGGTCTGCGCTACCTACAGACAGGCGCGGTCAAGCTGGTGGCGGAGAACCACTTCGAGCGGCGTGCGGTCTCCCGTCAGGTCGCGCCCCACCTGGCGAATCCGCTCACCTTCTACCTGCCCGTCTACAAGGGCGGTCCGCACGGCGCGGCCAAGCTCGGCGCCGGTGTCTTCGCCTACTCAGCCCTCTCCGGGTTCGGCGACGGCGTGGGGCACCTGCTGAGCCCGGCCAAGGCACGGCAGGACGTGCCCGAGCTGCGCACCGACAACCTCAAGGCCGTGGCCGTGTACGGCGACGACCAGATGAACGACGCCAGGATGGCTCTGATGACGGTGCGCGCGGCCGTCGACGCGGGCGCCACCGTCCTCAACCACGCCGAGGTCACCGGGTTGCGCTTCACTCGTGGCCGGGTCACGGGCGCGGAGCTGCGGGACACGATGGACGGCACCGAGTTCGGCGCCGACGCCCGTCTCGTACTCAACGCGACCGGCCCCTGGGTCGACCACCTGCGCAAGCTGGAGGACCCGAACTCGGCCCCGTCGATCCGGCTGTCGAAGGGCGCCCACCTGGTGCTCAAGCGCACCGCTCCGTGGCGTGCGGCCCTGGCGACGCCGATCGACAAGTACCGCATCACCTTCGCCCTCCCGTGGGAGGACATGCTGCTGCTCGGTACGACCGACGAGGAGTACGAGGGCGACCCCGCCGATGTCGCGGTCAACGACAACGACGTCACGCAGATCCTGGACGAGGCGGCCTTCTCCGTCAGGGACCAGCAGCTGTCCCGGGACCTGATCACCTACTCCTTCGCGGGACTGCGGGTGCTGCCCGGCGGCCCCGGCGACACCTCCAAGGCCAAGCGGGAGACGGTGGTCACCGAGGGCCGGGGCGGCATGCTCTCGGTCGCGGGCGGCAAGTGGACGACCTTCAGGCACATCGGCCGCCACGTCATGACCAAGCTCTCCGAGCTTCCGGGGCACCCGCTCGGGCGCGACATGGAGCCGATCTCCAAGCTGCCGAGCAAGATGCCGCTGCCCGGCGTCTCCAACCCGCACGCGGTCGCACACCGGCTGCTGGTGGACGGTATCGCCGGCGGCCCGCCGATGGGCGAGGACACCGCGCGCCACCTGGCGACGCACTACGGCTCGCTCTCCTTCGACATCGTGCGGCTGGCCAACGAGTACCCGGAGCTCGCCGAGCGCATCCACCCGGACGCTCCGGAGATCTGGGCGCAGGCGGTCTACGCCCGTGACCACGAGTGGGCCGAGACCCCGGACGACGTGCTGCGCAGGCGGACCACGCTGACCATCCGCGGCCTCGCCACGGACGACGTCCGCGCCAAGGTCCAGAAGCTGCTGGACGACAAGGGCTGA
- a CDS encoding DUF3090 domain-containing protein: MSRQVFLYDPPERFVAGTVGLPGRRTFFLQASAGGRVTSVALEKTQVAALAERMDELLDEVVRRSGGSAAVPAVAPSEISDSAPLDTPVDEEFRVGTMALAWDGDEQRMIVEAQALVEMDAESDDDLAAAEEELLQDDENGPPMLRVRLSGPQARAFAKRALDVVSAGRPPCPLCSLPLDPEGHVCPRQNGYRRGA, from the coding sequence GTGTCGCGTCAGGTGTTCCTTTACGACCCGCCGGAGCGTTTCGTGGCCGGTACGGTCGGGCTCCCCGGGCGCCGTACCTTCTTCCTCCAGGCCTCGGCCGGAGGCCGCGTGACCAGTGTCGCCCTGGAGAAGACCCAGGTCGCGGCGTTGGCGGAGCGGATGGACGAACTCCTCGATGAGGTCGTCAGGCGCAGCGGGGGCAGTGCGGCCGTGCCGGCCGTCGCCCCGTCGGAGATCTCCGACTCCGCACCGCTCGACACCCCGGTCGACGAGGAGTTCAGGGTCGGCACCATGGCTCTCGCCTGGGACGGTGACGAGCAGCGCATGATCGTCGAGGCGCAGGCCCTGGTCGAGATGGACGCGGAGTCCGACGACGACCTGGCCGCGGCCGAGGAGGAGCTGCTCCAGGACGACGAGAACGGACCCCCCATGCTGCGGGTGCGGCTCAGCGGACCGCAGGCGCGGGCCTTCGCCAAGCGCGCGCTCGACGTGGTGAGCGCGGGACGCCCGCCGTGCCCGTTGTGCAGCCTCCCGCTCGACCCGGAAGGACACGTATGCCCGCGCCAGAACGGGTACCGCCGCGGAGCGTGA